Part of the Gammaproteobacteria bacterium genome, ATGGTTGGCTTGTGGTAAATTTTCTTAGACATCATAGGAATAAAATCCTAGTAAAAACAAGATGATATTTTATATTCACGGACTTCTTGGGACGTTGTTGGAAGCGGAGTTACTTCCCAATACAAAAGTTACTAAAAATCTTCCCCAACAAATCATCAGGTAAAAATTCTCCAGTAATTTCGGCAAGCGCTTCTTGCGCTAGCCGTAATTCTTCCGCTAATAATTCTCCCGCATGATATTGGTGTAGCTGCTGTTGCCCTATGAGTATGTGTTGTTGTGCTTTATCTAAAGCTTCTAAATGGCGGCGGCGGGCGCTAAAGGTATTTTCGCAAGTCGAGTCAAAACCGATGCAGGATTTTAAGTGTTCGCGCAGCAATTCGATACCGGCGCCGGTTTTGGCGGATAGTTTGATATGCCAGTGTCCGGTGGGAGTTTGTTGTTTGGTGGGTGGATTTCCCAGTAGATCAATTTTGTTATGGATGAAAGTTAAATTTTTGGGAAGTTGCGTGGAGGGGAAAAGATCAGTCAGTAAATCTGTGGGACTTTGATTCGTTGTGGCATCTAGCATAACCAGCAGGTGATCGGCGTTCTCGATTTCGTTGCGGGCACGGCGCATGCCTTCGAGTTCTACGGGGTCGGTGCTGTTATGCAGTCCTGCGGTATCGATAATGTGTAGTGGTAGGCCATCGATGGAAATATGTTCACGTAATACATCGCGGGTGGTACCTGGAATAGCGGTGACGATGGCGCGTTCCTGGCCGCTTAAGCAATTTAATAAGCTGGATTTGCCTACGTTGGGTTGGCCGGCGATGACGATGGTCATGCCTTCGCGCAGTAAAATACCCGTTTTGGCGCTGTGACTGATTTGGGTCAGTTCCTGTAGTAGTTGTTTTAGGGTGTCTTTGATGTGGCTGTCAGCTAGGAAATTAATTTCTTCTTCTGGGAAATCAATGGCGGCTTCCACGTACATGCGCAGCTCAATGAGAGTGGTGAGTAGCTGTTGGATATGTTGGGAAAAATCTCCTTGTAGGGAACGTAGTGCAGAGCGTACGGCTTGTGTCGAAGCGGCATCGATTAAATCAGCGATGGCTTCGGCTTGGGTTAAATCCAGTTTGTTGTTTAAAAAGGCGCGTTCGGTGAATTCTCCTGGACGTGCCATGTCGATTCCTAAATTTAATAAATGTTTTAGCAGGGAATCGAGGATGATTGGGCCGCCGTGCCCGTGTAGTTCTAGTACGTCTTCGCCGGTGAAAGAGTGGGGGGCGGGGAAGTATAAAGCCAGGCCATCATCGAGTACGGTGCCGTCAGGGGCGGTAAATTGGGTGTAGTGGGCTTGGCGCGCAGTGGGAATTTTTTTTAGTAGTGCTAATGCCACTTCGGAGGCTTTGGGACCTGAAATGCGGATAATGCCTATGCCTCCACGTCCGGGAGGAGTGGCGATGGCGGCTATGGTGGTTTGTGTGTGCACGGGTAGAAGATTAGCAGTAATTATTTCACGCTCTTTTCCATCTTACGAGTGATATACCACTGCTGCAGCACGCTTAAACAGTTGTTAACTAGCCAGTACAACACTAAACCAGCAGGGAAAGACAGGAAGAAAACCGTGAAAATTACCGGTAATAGCATCATCACTTTCGCCTGCACGGGGTCAGGGGGCGGTGGATTTAGGCGTTGTTGTAGCCACATGGATAAACCCATTAACACCGGTAAAACATAGTAAGGATCATGAACCGAAAGGTCATGTATCCAGAGAATAAACGGCGCTTGGCGTAATTCCACACTTTCTATTAAGACATAATAAAGGGCGATGAAGAAAGGAATCTGCACTATCATCGGCAGACAGCCAGTCAATGGGTTCACTTTTTCTTTTTTGTATAACTCCATGGTGGCTTGGCTCATTTTTTGCTTATCGTCGCCATAGCGATCTTTAATCGCTTGTATCTTGGGCGTGAGTTTGCGCATTTTCGCCATGGAGCGATAACTGGTTTCTGATAGTTTGTAAAACAATAGTTTAATGAGTAAGGTGACAATCACAATAGACCAGCCCCAGTTGCCAATCCAGGCATGGATGTGTTTCATCACCCAGAGAATAGCTACGGAAATTGGCCACAGCCAACCATAATCTATGGTTAAATCTAAGTGGGGCGCTAAGGCCTTTAAATCATCGGCGAGTTCTGGACCGGCATAGAGAATAGCGCCTGCGGTGGTGTTTTTCCCAGGGGGTACATTTAATTGTTTACCGACAAATCCTAAGGCCAGCGTGCCATCAGCATCGGTGCGACTGTAAAAGTGATTGGTATCGGATTGGCTGGGTATCCAGCTGGTTAAGAAATAACGCTGTTGCATCGCCAACCAACCCCCTACGCTGGTGCGGTCGAGATTTTCTTTTCCTAGCTTGCTGTAGCTGATTTTTTCATAGGGTTCTGCTGTAGTCGATAGGGCGGCGCCATTGTATGTGTGTAGGCCTAACAATCCTGAGCTGGAAGTGGGTGGTTTTTGGCGCAGTTGTGCATACAACTGGCCTACCCAGGGTTGTGGTGATTGGTTGTCTATTTGGTAGTTGACGTGGACGTCATATTTGCCGCGTTTGAAGGTGAAAGTTTTGGTTACTTTTACGCCTTCAGGGCTTTGCCAGGTCATACTGACATTGAGTTCATTTTGGTTGGGCGCTAGTTCATATTCTGTTTGTTGGGGTGTGTAGATGGCTTGTCCGGTTTGGGTGTCGGGTCCGTTAGGTCCAATTAAGCCAGTTTGTGCAACAAACAGTACGTTAGGATCGTTATTGAGTATTTGTACGGGTTTATTGGGGGTATCCAAGGATTCAGGGTATTTGGGTAGGTTGATCTGTACGACATTTCCGCCCTGGGTATCGATGGTCGCATGAAAGACATCGGTATTGACGTGTATCAGTGGGTGGCCGGCTAGTGATTGGTTGGTTGGAATCGTGGTTCCTGTTGGCACTGCGGCTGGGGTAGGTGCTGGATTATTGGCAGCAGCTTGTTGACTTGCAGAAACCGGTGGCACATTAACGGAGCCAGGGGCGCCTGCCGGTGTGGTTACTACAGCTGAAGTGGGTGGATAGTCTTTTTGCCAGGCTTGCCACAAGGCAAAAAGAATAGCCATTAAAGCGATATAAAGGATAATGCGTCTGTGTTCCATATCAATTCTCATTCTTATCTAGCAATCTGTTATCAGCAGTAGTTGCTGTGGATGCAAAGGGGCGGGGTTTAATATTCATAAGTGGTGATGCGTTTGGGTGATTGCAAAAAACCGCTGGGTCATAGCCGCCTGGGTGAAATGGGTGGCAACGTAATAGACGTCGTAGTGTCATCCATAATCCCCGTACAATGCCAAAATGGGTGAGTGCTTCTAGCGCATAAGCGGAGCAGCTTGGGTAAAAACGGCAATGATTTCCGAGCCAGGGACTAATTAAGTAACGATAAGCTTGTACCAGTAGCAAGAGAAATTTCAAGCTGGCATTCGCAAGGATGTTTTGAAAGTATCTGATCTTACAAAATATTTTATTCATTTGTACTAAATGCTCATCGGTCAGCAGGAATGACGGTTTTTTTACTTTGTGTACTTAGACGTTTCCATAAATCTTGAAAGCGTTGTTGTTGCTGCGGTTTGCTCAATGAATCTGCACCTTTGTAAGCGACTACCACTATATCTTTATTTCCCAAATTTGTCTGATTTAAACGAAAGGTTTCTCTGGCTACTCGCTTAATTCGATTGCGGTCAGTGGCGTTTCGAATGTGTTTTTTCGAAATGCTAAGACCCAACCGCGGAAAACCCAAATTGTTTGGGCAACTGTAAACAGTTATATATTGAGTGCTGTAACGTTTGGCACAACGAAAAACCTGTTTAAATTCCGTTGCTGATTTTAGCCGATGTAACCGAGGAAATTTATTCATGTAGGCCAATACGGTTCCA contains:
- the mnmE gene encoding tRNA uridine-5-carboxymethylaminomethyl(34) synthesis GTPase MnmE: MHTQTTIAAIATPPGRGGIGIIRISGPKASEVALALLKKIPTARQAHYTQFTAPDGTVLDDGLALYFPAPHSFTGEDVLELHGHGGPIILDSLLKHLLNLGIDMARPGEFTERAFLNNKLDLTQAEAIADLIDAASTQAVRSALRSLQGDFSQHIQQLLTTLIELRMYVEAAIDFPEEEINFLADSHIKDTLKQLLQELTQISHSAKTGILLREGMTIVIAGQPNVGKSSLLNCLSGQERAIVTAIPGTTRDVLREHISIDGLPLHIIDTAGLHNSTDPVELEGMRRARNEIENADHLLVMLDATTNQSPTDLLTDLFPSTQLPKNLTFIHNKIDLLGNPPTKQQTPTGHWHIKLSAKTGAGIELLREHLKSCIGFDSTCENTFSARRRHLEALDKAQQHILIGQQQLHQYHAGELLAEELRLAQEALAEITGEFLPDDLLGKIFSNFCIGK
- the yidC gene encoding membrane protein insertase YidC, which encodes MEHRRIILYIALMAILFALWQAWQKDYPPTSAVVTTPAGAPGSVNVPPVSASQQAAANNPAPTPAAVPTGTTIPTNQSLAGHPLIHVNTDVFHATIDTQGGNVVQINLPKYPESLDTPNKPVQILNNDPNVLFVAQTGLIGPNGPDTQTGQAIYTPQQTEYELAPNQNELNVSMTWQSPEGVKVTKTFTFKRGKYDVHVNYQIDNQSPQPWVGQLYAQLRQKPPTSSSGLLGLHTYNGAALSTTAEPYEKISYSKLGKENLDRTSVGGWLAMQQRYFLTSWIPSQSDTNHFYSRTDADGTLALGFVGKQLNVPPGKNTTAGAILYAGPELADDLKALAPHLDLTIDYGWLWPISVAILWVMKHIHAWIGNWGWSIVIVTLLIKLLFYKLSETSYRSMAKMRKLTPKIQAIKDRYGDDKQKMSQATMELYKKEKVNPLTGCLPMIVQIPFFIALYYVLIESVELRQAPFILWIHDLSVHDPYYVLPVLMGLSMWLQQRLNPPPPDPVQAKVMMLLPVIFTVFFLSFPAGLVLYWLVNNCLSVLQQWYITRKMEKSVK
- the rnpA gene encoding ribonuclease P protein component, producing the protein MNKFPRLHRLKSATEFKQVFRCAKRYSTQYITVYSCPNNLGFPRLGLSISKKHIRNATDRNRIKRVARETFRLNQTNLGNKDIVVVAYKGADSLSKPQQQQRFQDLWKRLSTQSKKTVIPADR